In Drosophila santomea strain STO CAGO 1482 chromosome 2L, Prin_Dsan_1.1, whole genome shotgun sequence, a single window of DNA contains:
- the LOC120445523 gene encoding dynein axonemal light chain 1: MSKATTIKEALKRWEEREQQNSLTAKVIDLQFQWPPIEKMDSTLGTLVQCERISMSTNMIEKIFGLSGMKCLKVLSLSRNYIKQISGLEAVAETLEELWLSYNLIEKIKGLTGLKCLKVLYISNNLIKDWSEFNRLAEIESLEDLVVVGNPLSEGLDEPTWRAECIKRLPTIRKLDGEPVVLNEEPQL; this comes from the exons ATGTCCAAAGCCACCACAATTAAGGAGGCTCTGAAGCGCTGGGAGGAGCGGGAGCAGCAAAATTCCCTGACTGCCAAGGTTATTGATCTGCAATTCCAGTGGCCACCCATCGAAAAAATGGACAGCACATTGGGCACGCTGGTGCAGTGCGA GAGAATCAGTATGTCTACGAATATGATTGAAAAGATATTCGGCCTATCGGGCATGAAGTGCCTCAAGGTCTTATCTTTATCACGAAACTACATTAAGCAGATATCTGGACTG GAGGCGGTGGCTGAAACCTTGGAAGAGCTGTGGCTCAGCTATAACCTAATCGAGAAAATTAAGGGCTTGACTGGTCTCAAGTGCCTAAAGGTGCTCTATATAAGCAACAATTTAATCAAGGACTGGTCGGAGTTCAATCGCCTGGCCGAGATCGAGTCCCTCGAAGacctggtggtggtggggaaTCCCCTATCCGAGGGTTTAGACGAGCCCACTTGGAGGGCGGAGTGCATCAAGAGACTGCCCACAATCCGTAAACTGGACGGAGAACCAGTCGTGCTCAACGAGGAGCCTCAGCTCTAA
- the LOC120445513 gene encoding nucleolar GTP-binding protein 1, with the protein MSLYNFKKIMVVPPAKDFIDIMLSKTQRKTPTVVHKGYKISRIRAFYTRKVKYTQQNFHDRLSQIIQDFPKLDDVHPFYADLMNVLYDKDHYKLALGQLNTARHLVDNVAKDYVRLLKYGDSLYRCKQLKKAALGRMATIMKRQASNLTYLEQVRQHLSRLPTIDPYSRTIIICGFPNVGKSSFINKITRADVEVQPYAFTTKSLYVGHTDYKYLRWQVIDTPGILDHPLEERNVIEMQAITALAHLRACVLYFMDISEQCGHSLEEQVKLFESIKPLFTNKPLILAINKIDILTPEDLPEERRAIITKLQEDKNIPVMLMSTVQETGVMEVKTEACERLLSYRVDQKMRTKKVDNILNRLHVAMPAPRDDKLRSPCIPEKASARLQQNAEKAERKRKLEKEIEEEMGDDYTLDLKKNYSEIPEEERYDIIPEFWQGHNIADYIDADIFDKLEELEREEGLREESGIYTVPDMTMDETLKEIREMAKQIRGKRFELRDEKRLSSRKNKPIIPRNKQPKVRDRSVQKLVSTMEGLGVDMSGSENANFTKSVVDLRRGQVAVGSKKVPMQPLLDKESSAVVRKTGLPLKRAPSRDTLGIKNLAIRKKAQIMAKRDIAKKVTSRGLKGEADRFIGTKMPKHLFSGKRGNGKTDRR; encoded by the exons ATGAGTCTGTACAACTTCAAAAAGATCATGGTGGTTCCGCCAGCCAAG GACTTCATCGACATAATGCTGTCGAAGACACAGCGCAAGACCCCGACAGTGGTTCACAAGGGCTACAAGATATCCAGAATCCGGGCGTTCTACACACGCAAAGTGAAGTACACGCAGCAGAACTTCCACGATCGCTTGTCGCAGATCATTCAGGACTTCCCCAAGCTGGACGATGTGCATCCGTTCTACGCCGACTTGATGAACGTGCTGTACGACAAGGATCACTACAAGCTGGCGCTGGGTCAGCTCAATACAGCCAGGCATTTGGTGGACAA TGTTGCCAAGGACTATGTGCGCCTGCTGAAGTACGGCGATTCCCTGTATCGCTGCAAGCAGTTGAAGAAAGCTGCCCTGGGTCGCATGGCCACCATTATGAAGCGACAGGCCTCCAACCTGACGTATCTGGAGCAAGTGCGTCAGCATCTCTCGCGTCTGCCCACCATCGATCCCTATTCGCGTACCATTATCATCTGCGGTTTCCCCAATGTGGGCAAGTCCTCGTTCATCAACAAGATCACCCGCGCCGATGTGGAGGTGCAGCCTTACGCCTTCACCACCAAATCCCTGTACGTGGGGCACACAGACTACAAATACCTGCGCTGGCAGGTCATAGACACACCTGGAATCCTGGATCATCCCTTGGAAGAGCGCAATGTGATCGAAATGCAAGCCATCACTGCCTTGGCTCATCTGCGCGCCTGCGTCCTGTACTTCATGGACATCTCCGAGCAGTGCGGCCACTCCTTGGAGGAACAGGTCAAGCTGTTCGAGAGCATCAAACCGTTGTTTACAAACAAACCCCTCATCCTGGCCATCAACAAGATCGATATTCTAACACCAGAGGATCTGCCAGAGGAGAGAAGGGCGATTATCACCAAGCTGCAGGAGGACAAGAACATTCCCGTAATGCTCATGTCCACCGTACAAGAAACCGGTGTCATGGAGGTGAAAACCGAAGCATGTGAGCGTTTGCTCTCGTACCGTGTGGATCAGAAGATGCGCACAAAGAAGGTAGACAACATTCTGAACCGCTTGCATGTGGCCATGCCAGCGCCGCGAGATGATAAACTTCGTTCACCCTGCATCCCAGAAAAGGCCTCGGCGCGCCTGCAACAGAATGCAGAAAAGGCAGAGCGCAAGCGCAAGCTGGAGAAGGAGATCGAGGAGGAGATGGGCGACGACTACACGCTGGACCTTAAGAAGAACTACAGCGAAATCCCCGAAGAGGAGCGCTACGACATTATACCAGAGTTCTGGCAGGGCCACAACATTGCCGACTACATCGATGCCGACATCTTCGACAAGCTGGAAGAGCTGGAGCGCGAGGAAGGACTGCGGGAGGAAAGCGGCATCTACACAGTGCCCGACATGACCATGGACGAAACGCTCAAGGAGATCCGCGAGATGGCCAAGCAAATTCGTGGCAAGCGCTTCGAGTTGCGCGACGAAAAGCGACTGTCGTCGCGAAAGAACAAGCCAATCATCCCACGAAACAAGCAGCCCAAGGTGCGTGATCGTTCCGTACAGAAGCTGGTGTCGACGATGGAGGGCCTCGGTGTGGACATGTCCGGCAGCGAGAACGCCAACTTCACCAAGTCCGTGGTGGATCTGCGTCGTGGCCAGGTGGCAGTTGGATCCAAGAAGGTGCCCATGCAGCCGCTGCTCGACAAGGAGTCCTCTGCGGTGGTCAGGAAGACGGGTCTGCCCCTGAAGCGGGCGCCGTCGCGCGACACCCTGGGCATCAAGAACTTGGCCATTCGCAAGAAGGCTCAGATCATGGCCAAGCGGGATATTGCCAAGAAGGTCACAAGCAGGGGTCTCAAGGGCGAGGCCGATCGCTTCATCGGGACAAAGATGCCGAAGCATTTGTTCTCCGGCAAGCGTGGAAATGGCAAGACGGATCGCCGTTAA
- the LOC120445531 gene encoding protein lethal(2)k10201, with protein MDSEAAESAYLSREQIVRILSDVPAGFIKPTDPPAPSLHPFKKLGVLVDIDDVVGDQDEAVRIRDNRDKEQSYSCAECRKMLPTAHLLDLHITEQHDCYFAASVERGDKPMFSCFLEECTIKFHTPRQRKDHCIITHKLPANYRFDQGKNRGKQKHQPKSKHNSMEVDEVPVESRNLPYVKAFSFGHQTHRTFYSRKDQRSGETLDDVQAMKEAINDILD; from the coding sequence ATGGATTCGGAAGCTGCGGAATCAGCTTATCTCTCCAGAGAACAAATCGTAAGGATATTGAGCGATGTGCCAGCGGGATTCATAAAGCCCACGGATCCGCCCGCTCCAAGTCTGCATCCCTTCAAGAAGCTCGGAGTTCTCGTGGATATCGACGACGTCGTGGGTGACCAGGACGAGGCAGTTAGGATCAGGGACAACAGGGATAAGGAGCAGTCCTACAGCTGCGCAGAATGCCGAAAGATGCTGCCCACTGCCCATTTACTGGACCTGCACATCACCGAACAGCACGATTGTTATTTTGCCGCCAGCGTGGAGCGAGGTGACAAGCCAATGTTCTCCTGCTTTTTGGAGGAGTGCACCATCAAGTTCCATACTCCACGTCAGCGCAAAGACCACTGCATCATAACGCACAAGCTTCCGGCAAACTATCGCTTTGATCAGGGCAAGAATAGAGGCAAACAGAAGCATCAAcccaaaagcaaacacaacTCTATGGAGGTGGACGAGGTGCCCGTCGAATCTAGAAATTTGCCCTACGTCAAGGCCTTTAGCTTTGGACATCAAACGCACAGGACTTTCTACAGTCGCAAGGATCAGAGATCTGGCGAAACCCTAGACGATGTCCAGGCCATGAAGGAGGCCATTAACGATATCCTGGATTAG
- the LOC120445538 gene encoding dolichyl-diphosphooligosaccharide--protein glycosyltransferase subunit 4: MISDVQLAIFSNVLGVFLFLLVVAYHYINANTGKPSAKAK; encoded by the exons ATGATCAGCGACGTGCAATTGGCCATTTTCTCCAACGTCCTGGGCGTGTTTCTGTTCCTGCTGGTGGTTGCCTACCATTATATCAACGCCAATACCGGAAA GCCCAGCGCCAAGGCAAAATGA